A genome region from Musa acuminata AAA Group cultivar baxijiao chromosome BXJ3-5, Cavendish_Baxijiao_AAA, whole genome shotgun sequence includes the following:
- the LOC135638391 gene encoding putative invertase inhibitor: protein MRPSVFLSLLLLLLLLLPFIRAISSSPIEDVCEYVQDSYVDKGYCIRTLKSDLRSSKADAKGLGVIAAELTIAKATVIRSHIKELLKNASNSYDRRRAQAALLIFSNVIPSLRWSADSIASKFYASAGAVLFVALDAASACVGVVELGDAADDYVNLTLLAQAITLHLR from the coding sequence ATGAGGCCCTCCGTGTTCCtctctctgcttcttcttcttcttcttctgctaccCTTCATCCGAGCTATCTCCTCTTCTCCCATCGAAGACGTGTGCGAATATGTGCAGGACAGCTACGTCGACAAAGGATACTGCATCAGAACTCTCAAGTCCGACCTCAGGAGCAGCAAGGCTGACGCCAAGGGCCTGGGCGTCATCGCGGCGGAGCTGACGATCGCCAAGGCCACGGTCATCAGGTCACATATCAAGGAGCTGCTGAAGAATGCGAGCAATTCCTACGACAGGAGACGAGCCCAAGCTGCTCTGCTGATCTTCTCAAACGTGATCCCGTCCTTGCGGTGGTCGGCGGATTCCATAGCCTCCAAGTTCTATGCCAGCGCTGGAGCCGTGCTCTTCGTGGCCCTGGATGCGGCCTCAGCTTGTGTAGGAGTGGTGGAGCTGGGTGATGCGGCTGATGACTACGTCAACCTCACGTTGCTTGCTCAGGCCATCACCCTCCATCTGCGTTAG
- the LOC135638392 gene encoding pectinesterase inhibitor-like, producing MRPYDVSCGLLLILFLALSSLSSATETMEKACNLTIDYHFCMKSLKADPRSRSADLRGLGAIAIDLSIAHANATTSKLETLHANASNPYTKNKLEACLILYRNALPPLQLAAEFLASKHFGVAKAMMEAPVFAPGSCEGLLGHVLATENDSVFNLMLMARRFAEALA from the coding sequence ATGAGGCCCTACGATGTGTCCTGCGGTCTCCTTCTCATTCTGTTCCTCGCCCTCTCAAGCCTCTCCTCTGCAACCGAGACGATGGAGAAAGCCTGCAACCTGACGATCGACTACCACTTCTGCATGAAATCCCTAAAAGCCGACCCTCGAAGCCGTTCAGCAGATCTCCGAGGCCTCGGCGCCATCGCCATCGACCTATCCATCGCCCACGCCAACGCCACCACTTCCAAGCTGGAGACCCTGCACGCCAACGCCTCCAACCCCTACACCAAGAACAAGCTGGAGGCGTGCTTGATACTGTACCGCAACGCACTGCCGCCGCTGCAGCTGGCGGCGGAGTTCTTGGCGTCCAAGCACTTCGGTGTCGCCAAGGCCATGATGGAGGCGCCTGTTTTCGCCCCGGGGAGCTGCGAGGGGCTGCTGGGCCATGTGCTGGCTACGGAGAATGACAGCGTCTTCAATCTCATGCTCATGGCTAGGCGATTCGCAGAGGCATTGGCATAA
- the LOC103985859 gene encoding E3 ubiquitin-protein ligase ATL4-like, translated as MHGHTAYISFAFTKMAAPPSLRPLKNLPPTAEASGGATNSAAISLSPSLFIISAIVAFVFVASASIHLLLRFLSSRRRSSSVAAAPPLPPLFQLRHSDFSSPSSSAAAAAVASDFGLSDQDKEALIDSLPLFSLASSLAVLPKSSPDCAVCLYPFRPHDELRLLPACRHAFHSRCVDPWLRSTPSCPLCRSSIALPAPPLPPPPPASLLAIASYGNPSRSGSFRVEMGSVSRRTPTEAEPAVNPPQHLRTYSIGSSFEYVVDEEVEAIMARIRRRAEKEEKREAAAEPASSAIVAGPAPAAAEATGVGGRGWLRAYVDRLASSASTSFSSFRFSGQWSHRYDGGDGGGVARYSSDLEGSARREAEEGGYYVFYRWLIGA; from the coding sequence ATGCACGGCCACACAGCCTACATCTCCTTCGCCTTCACCAAGATGGCAGCTCCACCTTCGCTGCGACCCCTTAAGAACTTGCCTCCCACAGCGGAGGCCTCTGGCGGCGCCACCAACTCCGCCGCTATATCCCTCAGTCCCAGCCTCTTCATCATCTCCGCCATCGTCGCCTTCGTCTTCGTCGCGTCCGCCTccatccacctcctcctccgtttCCTATCCTCGCGCCGTCGCTCGTCCTccgtcgctgctgcgccgccgctgccgccgctcttcCAGCTCCGCCACTCTGATTTCTCTTCCCCGTCATCgtccgctgctgccgctgccgtggCCTCCGACTTCGGCCTCTCCGACCAAGACAAGGAGGCGCTCATTGACTCCCTCCCGCTGTTCTCCCTGGCCTCCTCGCTCGCCGTCCTCCCCAAGTCTTCGCCAGACTGCGCCGTCTGCCTCTACCCCTTCCGCCCACACGACGAGCTCCGTCTCCTCCCGGCCTGCCGCCACGCCTTTCACTCCCGGTGCGTCGACCCATGGCTCCGCTCCACCCCTTCTTGCCCTCTCTGCCGTTCCTCCATCGCCCTCCCCGCCCCGCCTCTCCCACCCCCGCCACCGGCGTCGCTTCTTGCCATCGCCTCTTACGGGAACCCCTCCCGGTCCGGCAGCTTCCGCGTCGAGATGGGCAGCGTGAGCCGGCGGACCCCAACGGAAGCGGAGCCAGCCGTGAACCCTCCGCAGCACCTGAGGACGTACTCCATAGGGTCGTCGTTCGAGTACGTGGTGGACGAGGAGGTGGAGGCAATAATGGCGCGGATCCGAAGACGGGCGGAGAAGGAGGAGAAACGGGAAGCGGCGGCCGAGCCTGCCTCCTCCGCTATCGTAGCGGGGCCGGCTccagcggcggcggaggcgacGGGGGTAGGAGGGAGGGGATGGCTGCGGGCGTACGTGGACCGGCTCGCATCCTCGGCCTCGACCTCCTTCTCCTCGTTCCGTTTCTCTGGGCAGTGGAGCCACCGGTACGACGGCGGTGACGGAGGCGGGGTCGCGCGATACTCGTCAGATTTGGAAGGGAGCGCGCGGCGGGAGGCGGAGGAGGGTGGCTACTACGTCTTCTACAGGTGGCTGATAGGGGCATAA